In the genome of Streptacidiphilus rugosus AM-16, one region contains:
- a CDS encoding helix-turn-helix domain-containing protein, whose amino-acid sequence MTTATPEALTVPEVMAALRVGKSTVYDLIRSRELPSFTVGRLRRVSADSLAAYMQTRTLENS is encoded by the coding sequence GTGACCACCGCCACGCCCGAAGCACTGACCGTGCCCGAGGTCATGGCCGCCCTCAGGGTCGGCAAGAGCACCGTCTACGACCTCATCCGTTCCCGCGAACTGCCCAGCTTCACCGTTGGCCGCCTGCGGCGAGTCTCCGCAGACAGCCTCGCCGCTTACATGCAGACCCGGACCTTGGAGAACAGCTAA
- a CDS encoding DNA primase family protein, whose protein sequence is MSFTVPEAGPDPGASPTEEMPPPSNPLAVARHLLTDWRQDDTGALTCRRWRGCWMRWTGTAWREWDEAQVRAHMYERLEHAVYDAGEDKDGRSQVRDWAPTRTKISNLLDALAAITLLSSEVDAPSWIDEAEHADGGPIVACANGLLRVRDRALLQHGPGFFNIVSVPYDFDPQATAPEWETFLRRIWPDDADAVRALQEWFGYVLSGRTDQQKILLIKGPTRSGKGTIARVLAELVGRKNLAGPTLAGMGSNFGLSSLIGKPLAVISDARLSGKDGGQVVERLLTISGEDTIDIDRKFRDPWTGKLPTRLVILTNELPSFGDSSGVIARRFVVLNMTVSWLGKEDTGLTEKLAAEMPGILNWALDGLARLERNGRITDPESSRESVLIMQDTASPISAFIRERCATGPHTLVPVDILWTVWREWAEDSGIPAGNKQIFGRNLQSVVPQLHRTRPRDAAGQQVPTYSGITLAPLSPQ, encoded by the coding sequence ATGTCCTTTACCGTGCCCGAAGCTGGCCCCGATCCGGGGGCGAGCCCGACCGAGGAAATGCCGCCCCCGTCCAACCCGCTCGCCGTCGCCCGCCACCTGCTCACCGACTGGCGACAGGACGACACCGGGGCACTGACCTGCCGGCGCTGGCGCGGCTGCTGGATGCGCTGGACCGGCACGGCCTGGCGCGAGTGGGACGAAGCGCAGGTGCGGGCCCACATGTACGAGCGTCTGGAGCACGCCGTCTACGACGCGGGCGAGGACAAGGATGGCCGGTCGCAGGTCCGTGACTGGGCCCCAACCCGGACGAAGATCTCCAACCTGCTCGACGCGCTTGCCGCGATCACGCTCCTGTCGAGCGAGGTCGATGCCCCGTCCTGGATCGACGAGGCGGAGCACGCGGACGGTGGGCCCATCGTGGCCTGCGCGAACGGCCTGCTGCGCGTCCGTGACCGGGCGCTGCTGCAGCACGGCCCCGGCTTCTTCAACATCGTCTCCGTCCCCTACGACTTCGACCCGCAGGCCACCGCACCTGAGTGGGAAACGTTCCTGCGGCGGATCTGGCCGGACGACGCGGACGCGGTCCGGGCCTTGCAGGAGTGGTTCGGCTATGTCCTGTCCGGCCGCACCGACCAGCAAAAGATCCTGCTCATCAAGGGTCCGACACGGTCGGGCAAGGGCACCATCGCCCGCGTCCTGGCGGAGCTGGTCGGCCGGAAGAACCTCGCCGGGCCCACGCTGGCCGGGATGGGCTCGAACTTCGGCCTGTCCAGCCTGATCGGCAAGCCGCTCGCGGTCATCTCCGACGCGCGCCTGTCCGGCAAAGACGGTGGCCAAGTGGTCGAGCGGCTGCTCACCATCTCCGGTGAGGACACCATCGACATTGACCGGAAGTTCCGCGACCCCTGGACCGGCAAGCTGCCGACCCGGCTGGTGATCCTCACCAACGAGCTGCCCAGCTTCGGCGACAGCAGCGGCGTGATCGCACGGCGGTTCGTCGTGCTGAACATGACCGTGAGCTGGCTCGGCAAAGAGGACACGGGTCTCACGGAGAAGCTGGCCGCGGAGATGCCCGGCATCCTCAACTGGGCCCTCGACGGGCTGGCGCGCTTGGAGCGAAACGGACGGATCACCGACCCGGAATCCTCGCGCGAGTCCGTGCTCATCATGCAGGACACCGCCTCGCCCATCAGCGCATTCATCCGCGAGAGGTGCGCCACTGGCCCGCACACTTTGGTCCCAGTGGACATCCTGTGGACCGTGTGGCGGGAGTGGGCCGAAGACAGCGGCATCCCGGCCGGCAACAAGCAGATCTTCGGCCGCAACCTGCAATCCGTCGTACCGCAGCTTCACCGCACCCGGCCGCGGGACGCCGCTGGCCAGCAGGTGCCCACGTACAGCGGCATCACGCTCGCCCCATTGAGCCCGCAGTAG
- a CDS encoding tyrosine-type recombinase/integrase translates to MAKRRANGEGTITKRKDGRYQAAAYVYRPNGTRARKFVYGKTREEVADQLIEMQDLTRKGVPALTSAMPLGDFLSQWLTRIAPARLKPATLASYEPMVRLYIAPALGRKRLNRLSPTDVRKFVADFEGACLCCLRGVDKARPVEDRECCAVGKCCHRRPAPRTVQYTHAVLRSALQQAVREELIVRNVARVVETPRVPHAEVQPLDRGEALLLLRAAGSHRLHALWHLLVATGLRRGEVLGLTWGDIDLTARQLRVRRNLQRLNRGLIFGTPKTARSLRTVALPASCVAQLKRHLVEQEAERAQAGQDWEPFTFQPNGLVFTTSTGRAIDPRGLNRMLTVLCRTAHVRPVRVHDLRHTAASLMLAEGVAVRTIMETLGHANISMTMDVYGHVMETTLRDAADRMDRALGTAADTSGNGDDEPPTAGALARR, encoded by the coding sequence ATGGCCAAGCGCCGCGCCAATGGCGAAGGAACCATCACCAAGCGCAAGGACGGCCGCTATCAGGCAGCGGCCTACGTGTACCGCCCCAACGGCACCCGGGCCCGCAAGTTCGTCTACGGGAAGACCCGGGAGGAAGTGGCCGATCAGCTCATCGAGATGCAGGACCTCACCCGCAAGGGTGTGCCCGCGCTTACGTCGGCGATGCCGCTGGGAGACTTCCTCTCCCAGTGGCTCACCCGGATCGCCCCGGCTCGACTCAAGCCCGCCACCCTTGCCAGCTACGAACCGATGGTGCGGCTCTACATCGCGCCCGCGCTGGGGCGAAAGCGCCTCAACCGGCTCTCGCCCACCGACGTCCGGAAGTTCGTCGCCGACTTCGAGGGCGCTTGCCTTTGCTGCCTCCGCGGGGTGGACAAGGCCCGCCCGGTCGAGGACCGCGAGTGCTGCGCCGTCGGCAAGTGCTGCCACCGCCGGCCCGCCCCCCGGACCGTGCAGTACACCCACGCCGTGCTGCGCTCCGCTCTGCAGCAGGCAGTGCGAGAGGAGTTGATCGTGCGCAATGTCGCCCGGGTGGTCGAGACGCCCAGGGTCCCGCATGCCGAGGTGCAGCCGCTCGACCGCGGCGAAGCGCTGCTCTTGCTCAGGGCCGCCGGCTCCCACAGGCTCCATGCCCTCTGGCATCTGCTGGTGGCCACCGGCCTGCGTCGCGGCGAGGTTCTCGGGTTGACCTGGGGAGACATCGACCTGACGGCCCGGCAGCTCAGGGTGCGGCGCAACCTGCAGAGGCTGAACAGGGGATTGATCTTCGGCACGCCGAAGACGGCCCGGTCGCTGCGGACCGTCGCGCTCCCCGCGTCGTGCGTCGCCCAGCTCAAGCGCCACCTGGTGGAGCAGGAGGCGGAGCGTGCGCAGGCAGGCCAGGACTGGGAGCCGTTCACGTTCCAGCCCAACGGGTTGGTCTTCACCACCTCTACCGGGCGCGCCATCGACCCGCGCGGGCTGAACCGCATGCTCACCGTGCTCTGCAGGACGGCGCATGTACGCCCCGTTCGGGTGCACGACCTGCGGCACACCGCAGCGTCGTTGATGCTGGCGGAAGGCGTGGCCGTTCGCACGATCATGGAGACCCTAGGCCACGCGAACATCAGCATGACCATGGACGTGTACGGCCACGTGATGGAGACCACGCTCCGCGACGCGGCCGACCGGATGGATAGGGCGCTCGGCACCGCGGCCGACACATCCGGGAATGGGGACGACGAACCGCCCACCGCGGGAGCCCTGGCACGGCGTTGA